Proteins found in one Deltaproteobacteria bacterium IMCC39524 genomic segment:
- a CDS encoding pyruvate carboxylase produces the protein MPIKKFRKVMAANRGEIAIRIFRACTELGINTVAIYSEEDKLSLHRYKADEAYQIGKGKGPIDAYLSIDEIIDLARKKDVDAIHPGYGFLSENAEFAEACERAGIVFIGPTPEIQRRVGDKISGRKVAVDAGVPVVPGTDDPIKSEEEALIFAKSVGYPIIVKASSGGGGRGMRVAQNQKELLEGLKSAASEAKAAFGDATIFLEKFVEDPKHVEVQILGDNHGNIVHFYERDCSIQRRHQKVIEIAPSLYLNNKKRKEVCDYALALANHVGYRNAGTVEFLMDKQGNFYFIEVNPRIQVEHTVTELVTMRNLVQAQIRIAQGHKLSDPELGIKSQKDIELRGYAIQSRITTEDPTNNFAPDFGTIKAYRTAAGFGVRLDAAAGYAGAIISPHYDSLLVKISTWGLTFPDASRTMHRALQEFRIRGVKTNIGFLEKVITHPVFLEGNCDTSFLDQHPEVFQLPVKKDRANKILSYIGHTTVNGYPGIAPEKRLKFSDLREPEIPEIEYGQQHPRGTRDILLDKGPEGLARWVLKNRQLMITDTIWRDAHQSLMATRFRTHDLDLIAEATAHLGGGLFSLEMWGGATYDVAMRFLTEDPWERLERLRKKVPNILFQMLLRGSNAVGYTNYPDNVVQEFTVKAAESGIDVFRIFDSLNWTKGMQVAMDAVRERTNSVCEASMCYTGDILDPKRDKYPLEYYVNLAKELENMGAHILAIKDMAGLLKPFAAEKLVKALKNEIGIPIHLHTHDTSSNGGSMLMMAAQAGVDIVDVALSSVSGLTAQPNMNALLATLEGSIWDPQLDQGGMQKLANYWETVRTYYEPFESELRSGTAQVYHHEIPGGQYSNYKPQVEGLGLGHRWEECKEMYRKVNDLFGDVIKVTPSSKIVGDMAMFLVQNNLEPEDVFTKGADLAFPQGVVDFFKGMIGQPVGGFPPELQKIILKGEQPLTCRPGELLEPVDFAAKQEELQTKLGHNVSERDVLSAVLYPGVFEEYDRFRQEYSDTSFLPTPVFFYGLDVGDEVSIDIEAGKTLIIKLNAVGRVHEDGTRNIYFELNGEPRVVKVKDLSAETDVVSHEKADPANVKHVGAPMPGKVFKIMAVVGEKISAGETLLTTEAMKMETNVKAKVDGVVAEIRFGEADQVDQGDLLVILE, from the coding sequence ATGCCTATTAAGAAATTCCGTAAGGTTATGGCTGCAAACCGTGGTGAAATTGCAATCCGGATCTTCCGTGCGTGTACGGAACTTGGTATCAATACGGTGGCTATCTATTCAGAAGAAGACAAACTGTCTCTGCATCGTTACAAGGCTGACGAGGCCTACCAGATCGGCAAGGGCAAGGGACCGATCGATGCTTATCTGAGCATTGACGAAATTATCGATCTGGCGCGAAAAAAAGATGTTGATGCGATCCATCCGGGTTATGGCTTCCTTTCAGAAAATGCTGAATTTGCTGAAGCCTGTGAGCGCGCCGGTATCGTTTTCATCGGTCCTACTCCGGAAATCCAGCGTCGTGTCGGAGATAAAATCTCCGGTCGCAAGGTTGCCGTGGATGCCGGTGTTCCCGTTGTCCCAGGAACAGATGATCCGATCAAGAGCGAAGAAGAGGCGTTGATCTTCGCCAAGTCTGTTGGCTACCCGATTATCGTCAAGGCGAGTTCAGGTGGTGGCGGTCGCGGTATGCGCGTGGCGCAGAATCAGAAAGAGCTTCTCGAGGGGCTCAAGTCGGCTGCCTCAGAGGCCAAAGCGGCATTTGGCGATGCCACTATCTTCCTGGAGAAGTTTGTCGAGGATCCAAAGCATGTTGAAGTGCAGATTCTCGGCGATAACCACGGTAATATCGTTCATTTCTACGAGCGGGATTGCTCCATTCAGAGGCGCCATCAGAAGGTTATTGAGATTGCGCCTTCACTCTACCTCAACAACAAGAAACGCAAAGAGGTTTGTGATTATGCTCTGGCTCTGGCAAACCACGTTGGCTATCGCAACGCCGGTACCGTTGAGTTCCTCATGGATAAGCAGGGCAACTTCTACTTCATCGAAGTGAACCCGCGCATCCAGGTTGAGCATACTGTTACAGAGTTGGTCACCATGCGCAACCTCGTGCAGGCCCAGATTCGTATTGCTCAGGGCCATAAACTCTCGGATCCGGAGCTTGGCATCAAGAGCCAGAAAGATATTGAGCTCCGCGGCTATGCAATCCAAAGCCGGATCACAACGGAAGATCCAACCAACAATTTTGCTCCTGATTTCGGCACGATCAAGGCTTATCGTACGGCGGCTGGTTTTGGCGTGCGCCTCGATGCTGCGGCCGGTTACGCCGGGGCGATCATCTCTCCCCATTATGATTCCCTGCTGGTCAAGATCTCTACCTGGGGACTGACCTTTCCCGATGCCTCCAGAACAATGCATCGCGCACTGCAGGAATTCCGTATCCGCGGCGTTAAGACCAATATCGGCTTCCTTGAGAAGGTCATCACTCACCCGGTCTTCCTCGAAGGCAACTGTGATACCTCTTTTCTGGATCAGCATCCCGAAGTCTTTCAGCTCCCGGTTAAAAAGGACCGCGCCAACAAGATCCTCAGCTATATCGGCCACACCACGGTCAATGGTTACCCGGGTATCGCACCGGAGAAGCGCCTTAAGTTCTCCGATCTGCGCGAGCCAGAAATCCCGGAAATCGAATATGGTCAGCAACACCCACGCGGAACCCGCGACATCCTGCTCGACAAGGGGCCGGAAGGTTTGGCCCGTTGGGTGCTCAAGAATCGGCAGTTGATGATTACCGACACCATCTGGCGTGATGCACACCAGTCACTGATGGCGACGCGTTTTCGGACTCATGATCTTGATCTGATCGCCGAAGCAACCGCACATCTGGGTGGTGGTCTTTTCTCCCTCGAAATGTGGGGTGGGGCGACCTACGACGTGGCTATGCGCTTTTTGACCGAGGACCCATGGGAGCGTCTCGAGCGTCTGCGTAAAAAAGTACCGAATATCCTGTTCCAAATGTTGCTGCGCGGCTCCAATGCAGTGGGCTATACCAACTATCCTGACAACGTGGTTCAGGAGTTCACGGTCAAGGCAGCTGAGAGCGGTATCGATGTTTTCAGGATCTTCGACTCCCTGAACTGGACCAAGGGCATGCAGGTCGCCATGGATGCAGTGCGCGAGCGTACCAATTCGGTTTGCGAAGCCTCCATGTGTTACACCGGAGACATCCTCGACCCCAAACGCGACAAGTACCCTCTGGAGTACTACGTTAATCTGGCAAAAGAGCTGGAGAACATGGGTGCCCATATTCTGGCGATCAAAGATATGGCCGGACTGCTCAAGCCGTTTGCTGCAGAAAAGCTGGTCAAGGCCTTGAAGAACGAGATTGGCATTCCGATTCACCTCCACACTCATGATACTTCGAGCAATGGTGGCTCCATGTTGATGATGGCCGCCCAGGCCGGCGTTGATATTGTCGATGTTGCGCTTTCGTCAGTGTCGGGTCTGACTGCACAGCCGAACATGAATGCTTTGCTCGCGACTCTCGAAGGCTCTATCTGGGATCCGCAGTTGGATCAGGGGGGTATGCAGAAACTGGCGAACTACTGGGAGACAGTACGCACCTATTACGAGCCTTTTGAGTCTGAGTTGCGCAGCGGAACTGCTCAGGTTTACCATCACGAAATTCCCGGTGGTCAATATTCCAACTACAAGCCGCAGGTCGAAGGCCTCGGTCTTGGTCATCGTTGGGAAGAGTGCAAAGAAATGTATCGCAAGGTCAACGACCTCTTTGGTGATGTCATCAAGGTCACCCCGTCTTCCAAAATCGTGGGCGATATGGCGATGTTCCTGGTGCAGAACAACCTTGAGCCGGAAGATGTCTTTACCAAGGGCGCAGATCTGGCCTTTCCACAGGGTGTGGTCGATTTTTTCAAAGGCATGATCGGGCAACCGGTTGGTGGCTTCCCTCCGGAATTGCAGAAGATAATCCTCAAGGGAGAGCAGCCTCTCACCTGTCGGCCAGGTGAATTGCTTGAACCTGTTGATTTTGCCGCCAAGCAGGAGGAGCTGCAGACCAAGCTCGGCCATAATGTCAGCGAGCGCGATGTCCTCTCGGCCGTACTCTATCCGGGTGTTTTTGAAGAGTATGATCGGTTTCGCCAGGAATACAGCGACACCTCTTTCCTGCCGACTCCAGTCTTCTTCTACGGGCTGGATGTCGGTGATGAGGTTAGCATAGACATCGAGGCCGGCAAGACCCTGATTATCAAGTTGAACGCTGTTGGCAGAGTCCATGAAGACGGTACGCGTAATATCTATTTTGAGCTGAATGGAGAGCCACGCGTGGTGAAGGTCAAGGATTTGTCCGCTGAGACTGATGTCGTCAGCCATGAAAAAGCTGATCCTGCCAATGTCAAACATGTTGGCGCGCCCATGCCGGGAAAAGTCTTCAAAATCATGGCTGTTGTTGGAGAAAAAATTTCAGCAGGGGAGACTTTGCTCACCACTGAAGCGATGAAGATGGAAACCAACGTCAAGGCCAAGGTTGATGGAGTGGTCGCGGAAATTCGATTTGGTGAGGCTGATCAGGTTGACCAGGGCGACCTATTGGTTATTCTTGAATAG
- a CDS encoding branched-chain amino acid ABC transporter substrate-binding protein, with translation MRKTVLKKLILVALLSMVVPATAFAADTIKIGVAGPHTGDLAPYGIPTKEAAEMVADQVNAAGGVLGMQVEVMPMDDQCKPEIATNAATKLVSQGVDVVIGHVCSGATKAALGIYKEANIIAVSPSATNPPLTQSGDYPNFYRTIAPDDDQGKLAAEFATDKLGAKKIAILHDKGDYGKGFADFSKQFVEAGGKAEVVLFEGVTPGAMDYSAVVQKVRREGADAVIFGGYHPEASKLVSQMNKKRMKIPFIGPDGVKGNGFLEIAGKDAEGVYATGPMDVSAYAENQQAKADYTSKYGKEAGTFFDQGYAAMQAILNAIEVSGGTDYAGLEKALRSSYVETAVGKIKFDAKGDAEGVGFSVFQVQGGQFVELK, from the coding sequence ATGCGTAAGACAGTACTAAAAAAGCTTATCCTGGTTGCTCTGTTGAGCATGGTTGTTCCCGCAACAGCTTTTGCTGCGGATACAATCAAGATTGGTGTAGCTGGTCCTCATACGGGCGATCTCGCCCCTTACGGTATCCCGACCAAGGAAGCTGCCGAGATGGTTGCTGACCAGGTCAACGCCGCTGGCGGCGTTCTTGGTATGCAAGTAGAAGTTATGCCGATGGACGATCAATGCAAGCCTGAGATTGCGACCAATGCTGCGACCAAATTGGTTTCCCAGGGTGTTGACGTGGTTATCGGTCACGTTTGTTCCGGCGCGACCAAGGCTGCTCTCGGTATCTACAAAGAAGCTAACATCATTGCCGTTTCCCCTTCGGCAACCAACCCACCTCTGACTCAGAGCGGTGACTATCCAAACTTCTACCGCACAATTGCTCCTGATGATGATCAGGGAAAGCTTGCTGCTGAATTTGCGACCGACAAGCTTGGTGCCAAGAAGATTGCTATCCTTCACGACAAAGGTGACTACGGCAAAGGTTTTGCCGATTTCTCCAAGCAGTTTGTAGAAGCCGGTGGCAAAGCTGAGGTTGTCCTGTTTGAAGGTGTTACTCCCGGTGCCATGGATTACTCAGCTGTCGTACAAAAAGTTCGTCGTGAGGGTGCTGATGCGGTTATTTTCGGCGGCTACCATCCTGAGGCCTCCAAGCTGGTTTCTCAGATGAACAAGAAGCGCATGAAAATTCCCTTCATTGGTCCCGACGGTGTTAAGGGCAACGGTTTCCTCGAAATCGCTGGCAAAGACGCTGAAGGCGTTTACGCGACGGGTCCGATGGACGTTTCTGCCTATGCTGAAAACCAGCAGGCAAAAGCTGATTACACCAGCAAATATGGCAAAGAGGCTGGGACCTTCTTCGATCAGGGTTATGCTGCTATGCAGGCGATTCTGAATGCAATTGAAGTCTCCGGTGGCACCGACTATGCCGGTCTGGAAAAAGCTCTCAGAAGTTCTTATGTTGAAACTGCCGTTGGTAAGATTAAGTTTGATGCTAAAGGTGATGCCGAAGGTGTTGGCTTCTCTGTCTTCCAGGTACAAGGTGGTCAGTTCGTTGAGCTGAAGTAG
- a CDS encoding branched-chain amino acid ABC transporter permease LivH (LivHMGF is the membrane component of the LIV-I/LS branched-chain amino acid transporter): MEYFLELSSSGLVRGSIYALIALGYTMVYGIIQLINFAHGEIYMIGAFVALIVSGVLTIYGFSGVSILILAALIAAIYAAAYGYTLEKIAYRPLRNAPRLSPLISAIGMSLFLQNYVLLAQTPDFLPFPALIPDFDFMEPIAHIMGSPELVILVTSAVSMVALTVLIKYTRIGKAMRATQQDMTMARLVGVNVDNVISMTFIIGSVLAAIGGVLVGSYIGQINFYIGFMAGVKAFTAAVLGGIGNIPGAVLGALVLGLTEAYAAGYISSAYEDVFAFGVLVLILILRPSGLLGKAVKLKV; the protein is encoded by the coding sequence ATGGAATATTTTCTTGAACTCTCAAGTAGCGGTTTGGTCCGAGGCAGTATTTACGCCCTGATCGCGCTGGGTTACACGATGGTATACGGCATCATTCAGCTGATAAATTTCGCCCATGGTGAAATTTATATGATTGGTGCTTTCGTTGCCCTGATCGTCTCCGGGGTGCTGACGATCTATGGCTTTTCCGGGGTCTCTATTCTTATCCTGGCTGCCCTGATCGCTGCGATTTATGCGGCGGCTTATGGCTATACCCTGGAAAAGATCGCATATCGGCCTCTGCGGAATGCTCCACGACTCTCGCCATTGATCAGTGCTATCGGTATGTCGCTGTTTCTGCAGAATTATGTTCTTCTCGCACAAACCCCTGATTTCCTGCCGTTTCCTGCGCTTATCCCGGATTTCGATTTTATGGAACCGATTGCGCATATCATGGGTTCGCCTGAGTTGGTGATTCTGGTGACAAGTGCTGTCAGCATGGTTGCTTTGACTGTGCTCATCAAATATACCCGAATCGGTAAAGCAATGCGGGCGACACAGCAGGATATGACCATGGCTCGCCTGGTTGGTGTCAATGTCGACAATGTCATCTCAATGACCTTTATTATCGGCTCTGTCCTGGCGGCAATCGGTGGTGTCCTGGTTGGTTCCTACATCGGCCAGATCAACTTCTATATCGGTTTTATGGCAGGCGTGAAAGCTTTTACAGCCGCGGTTCTTGGCGGTATTGGCAACATTCCCGGGGCCGTTCTTGGTGCCCTCGTTCTGGGCCTTACCGAGGCGTATGCCGCTGGCTATATCTCGAGCGCCTACGAAGATGTTTTTGC